One window from the genome of Lepisosteus oculatus isolate fLepOcu1 chromosome 25, fLepOcu1.hap2, whole genome shotgun sequence encodes:
- the LOC102686795 gene encoding transcription factor HES-2, which translates to MTPHISSSAMPAHSVKLTVAKRKEASELRKTLKPLMEKRRRARINESLIQLKTLILPLIGKDNSRYSKLEKADILEMTVRFLRDLPSTPVQSPSDGYREGYKACLHRVSSLLPKTDLLDKDTCQRLNEYIQRSIEAAAPAGPACLNCSGPNSRAFPRRDQSVLRLNPTGGSRPEANSNGPLLGRRQPVPQAPSANMWRPW; encoded by the exons ATGACTCCTCACATCAGCTCCTCAGCCATGCCGGCTCACTCGGTAAAACTAACGGTCGCCAAGAGAAAGGAAGCCAGCGAGCTCAGAAAG acTCTAAAGCCTTTGATGGAAAAGAGAAGACGTGCACGTATCAATGAAAGCCTCATCCAACTGAAGACCCTCATCCTGCCTTTAATCGGGAAAGAT AATTCCCGGTACTCCAAGCTGGAGAAAGCTGATATCCTGGAAATGACCGTGAGGTTTCTCAGAGATCTACCCAGCACCCCAGTTCAAA GCCCATCAGACGGCTACAGAGAGGGTTACAAAGCGTGCCTTCACCGTGTATCCAGCCTGCTCCCCAAAACCGACCTCCTGGACAAGGACACGTGCCAGCGCCTGAATGAATACATCCAGCGGTCCATCGAGGCAGCAGCACCAGCGGGGCCGGCCTGTCTGAACTGCAGCGGACCGAACTCCCGAGCCTTCCCCCGGAGAGATCAAAGCGTCCTGCGCCTCAACCCCACGGGCGGCTCCAGACCCGAGGCAAACAGCAACGGTCCTTTACTAGGCCGGCGGCAGCCAGTCCCGCAGGCCCCGAGTGCCAACATGTGGAGGCCGTGGTAG